The sequence aatttttttctgtaggTTTTTTCCCCCACAATGACGGCCAATCTCTCCAATAACACGACAATGAAGGCCTGGAATGCCgtcacaacaacaaaaataatctgTGTACCGTTTCTTCTGATCACGTTCCTCTTTGGATTGGTCATCAACACTCTCTATCTGTGGATCCTGTGCTTCCGGATGAGAAGGACCTTCACCATCACGTGGTTTTCCCATCTCATCCTCTGCAATGTCATCTTCATTCTCATCATCCCCTTTATGGCCGTTATGTTTTGGTTCCAACCCCATTGGGTCCTGGGTGAATTCCTGTGTAAATTTATAAATTTCCTACTGTCCTTCAGCATGTACGCGGCTGTATTCTTCCTCACCGCCATCAGCATTGACCGATACTGGTTGGTTTTTCACCCCCATTATTACAGGAAGACCATGCACACTCGACAATCTTCTATCATCTGCCTTTTTCTTTGGAGTTTAGCGTTGTTATGTGGGTCCCCGTATCTCGCCTTCCGTCGGGTCCATCAGGAAAAGAACATATCCATTTGTTATAATGATTACACCCTCACTGGTAAACCAAACATAGAATATGAAGCCAAGGTCAAGTGGGCCATGCTATCCCTCCGTCTGCTGGCAGGTTACTTCATCCCTTTAGTTACTATGACTATCTGCTATCTAAAAATTGccttcaaaataaaaaaagaaaaattcacaAAATCCAAGAAGCCTTATAAGATTATATCCATTGCCATCGTGTCCTTCTTCATCTCTTGGACACCTTACCATATGTTTTATGGCATGAGCATAGAGAAGGGATTCTTCCGAGATACAACCCTACAAGCCATGATGGTC is a genomic window of Dendropsophus ebraccatus isolate aDenEbr1 chromosome 12, aDenEbr1.pat, whole genome shotgun sequence containing:
- the LOC138769585 gene encoding probable G-protein coupled receptor 33, translated to MTANLSNNTTMKAWNAVTTTKIICVPFLLITFLFGLVINTLYLWILCFRMRRTFTITWFSHLILCNVIFILIIPFMAVMFWFQPHWVLGEFLCKFINFLLSFSMYAAVFFLTAISIDRYWLVFHPHYYRKTMHTRQSSIICLFLWSLALLCGSPYLAFRRVHQEKNISICYNDYTLTGKPNIEYEAKVKWAMLSLRLLAGYFIPLVTMTICYLKIAFKIKKEKFTKSKKPYKIISIAIVSFFISWTPYHMFYGMSIEKGFFRDTTLQAMMVIAVVLTCLNACFTPILYLFFVENFKTNLKKSLLSMFQATLHEAFLRNTDYKSEPNSASIRKGESQEHPI